A stretch of the Lolium perenne isolate Kyuss_39 chromosome 3, Kyuss_2.0, whole genome shotgun sequence genome encodes the following:
- the LOC127345550 gene encoding mitochondrial thiamine diphosphate carrier 2 isoform X1, whose product MSMDLPSTLDFYKQLKIFSERKGFWRGNVPALFMYMPYTAIQFTVLHKLKTFASGSSRTEDHLHLSPYLSYVSGAIAGCAATVGSYPFDLLRTILASQGEPKVYPNMRSALFDIIQTRGVRGLYAGLTPTLVEIIPYAGLQFGSYDTFKRSMMSWNRYRHGSEEDDSASSFQLFLCGFAAGTFSKAACHPLDVVKKRFQIEGLKRHPRYGARIESSTYKGMYHALKEIVVKEGFGGLYKGLFPSVVKSAPAGAVTFVAYEYISDWIASKAGVE is encoded by the exons ATGTCTATGGACCTTCCAAGTACACTGGACTTCTACAAGCAACTAAAGATATTCTCCGAGAGGAAG GGATTCTGGAGAGGAAATGTACCAGCCTTGTTTATGTATATGCCATATACAGCTATACAATTTACTGTTCTACACAAGCTAAAAACCTTTGCATCTGGTTCATCGAGAACAG AGGATCACCTACACTTAAGTCCGTACTTGTCTTACGTAAGTGGGGCTATTGCGGGATGTGCAGCGACAGTAGGGTCATATCCATTTGACCTTCTCAGAACTATTCTTGCATCACAGGGTGAACCAaag GTTTACCCCAATATGCGATCTGCACTTTTTGACATAATTCAAACTCGTGGTGTTCGAGGGCTTTATGCCGGTTTAACGCCAACTCTCGTTGAAATCATACCATATGCTGGCTTGCAGTTCGGTTCATATGACACCTTCAAACGTTCAATGATG TCTTGGAATAGATATAGACACGGAAGTGAGGAGGATGACTCGGCGTCAAGCTTCCAGCTATTTCTTTGTGGATTTGCAGCTGGAACATTCTCAAAAGCTGCATGTCACCCACTTGATGTTGTAAAGAAAAGGTTCCAG ATCGAAGGACTAAAGCGCCACCCAAGGTATGGGGCGCGGATTGAGAGCAGCACATACAAGGGCATGTACCATGCCCTAAAAGAGATTGTTGTGAAGGAGGGGTTCGGAGGCCTTTACAAAGGGCTTTTCCCATCTGTGGTGAAATCGGCTCCTGCTGGTGCTGTGACCTTTGTGGCATACGAATACATCTCGGACTG GATAGCAAGCAAGGCCGGAGTTGAGTGA
- the LOC127345550 gene encoding mitochondrial thiamine diphosphate carrier 2 isoform X2 gives MGARDPEEPSQMRRALVDTLAGAISGGISRTVTSPLDVIKIRFQVQLEPTTSWGLLRKDVYGPSKYTGLLQATKDILREEGLPGFWRGNVPALFMYMPYTAIQFTVLHKLKTFASGSSRTEDHLHLSPYLSYVSGAIAGCAATVGSYPFDLLRTILASQGEPKVYPNMRSALFDIIQTRGVRGLYAGLTPTLVEIIPYAGLQFGSYDTFKRSMMSWNRYRHGSEEDDSASSFQLFLCGFAAGTFSKAACHPLDVVKKRFQIEGLKRHPRYGARIESSTYKGMYHALKEIVVKEGFGGLYKGLFPSVVKSAPAGAVTFVAYEYISDWIASKAGVE, from the exons atgggcgCGAGGGACCCGGAGGAGCCGTCGCAGATGCGGCGGGCGCTGGTGGACACGCTCGCGGGGGCCATCTCCGGGGGCATCTCCCGCACCGTCACATCCCCCCTCGACGTCATCAAAATCCGCTTCCAG GTTCAATTAGAGCCCACAACCTCGTGGGGTCTACTTCGGAAAGATGTCTATGGACCTTCCAAGTACACTGGACTTCTACAAGCAACTAAAGATATTCTCCGAGAGGAAGGTTTGCCG GGATTCTGGAGAGGAAATGTACCAGCCTTGTTTATGTATATGCCATATACAGCTATACAATTTACTGTTCTACACAAGCTAAAAACCTTTGCATCTGGTTCATCGAGAACAG AGGATCACCTACACTTAAGTCCGTACTTGTCTTACGTAAGTGGGGCTATTGCGGGATGTGCAGCGACAGTAGGGTCATATCCATTTGACCTTCTCAGAACTATTCTTGCATCACAGGGTGAACCAaag GTTTACCCCAATATGCGATCTGCACTTTTTGACATAATTCAAACTCGTGGTGTTCGAGGGCTTTATGCCGGTTTAACGCCAACTCTCGTTGAAATCATACCATATGCTGGCTTGCAGTTCGGTTCATATGACACCTTCAAACGTTCAATGATG TCTTGGAATAGATATAGACACGGAAGTGAGGAGGATGACTCGGCGTCAAGCTTCCAGCTATTTCTTTGTGGATTTGCAGCTGGAACATTCTCAAAAGCTGCATGTCACCCACTTGATGTTGTAAAGAAAAGGTTCCAG ATCGAAGGACTAAAGCGCCACCCAAGGTATGGGGCGCGGATTGAGAGCAGCACATACAAGGGCATGTACCATGCCCTAAAAGAGATTGTTGTGAAGGAGGGGTTCGGAGGCCTTTACAAAGGGCTTTTCCCATCTGTGGTGAAATCGGCTCCTGCTGGTGCTGTGACCTTTGTGGCATACGAATACATCTCGGACTG GATAGCAAGCAAGGCCGGAGTTGAGTGA